Below is a window of Chryseobacterium joostei DNA.
TAATGTTCGTTTGCTCATACCCCCAACTCGAATAAAGGACTGTTCCCTCCTGGATGGCATCAGCTATTTTTTTTCTATTGTCAAAGAATTCCTTTTTCTTTTCTGCAGTTTTATTTAAGACATCTTTTATACCTGCTATTTTCTCCGCTCTGCTATCTTCTGAAATAGTTCTATTGTAGTATGCAGGATTAATTTTCCTTCCACTAAAAACCATATAATAAAAGCAATCTAGCTTTTCAAAAGTAACTATTAAATTGCCTTCAAAATCTTCATTGTTAATATTTGTTGCGCCTTGAGTATATAAGCTTATGACCTCTTGTCTAGTTCTTTTTTTCATAATATTTTTATTTAATTATTTTAATTATTTTAGTTAAATAACTTAATTTAAAAGGGGAATTTCACCCCTTTATTTTATTTTTTTAAGATAAATTTCTCCTGGTTCTCTGTCTCCGTAAACATGTGTTACAGACACTACTTCATAAAGAGTAGTACCAAACTTAAAATTCTCTTCTTTTTTCGGTGGAGAAAAGAAATGTTCATCCGAGATAAATTTTCTTTTTTTCCCTTCTCTTACTTCATACACGTAATACATTCTTTCCATCCTCATGCATATTTCAGATACTAATTCCGCCATTAAACTTTCTTTCCATTGATTTTCTGGAAAAATCGGCGGTAACCCTGGATTTGATAATGATTTAAAAAATCTTCTGTCCAATAAATCATCCAGGTAAATTTTTAAAGAGTCATTGGTATCATTTTCATTTATAAGGCTTATTTTATGGTTTCCATGCTCTAACTCTTGCACGTCATTAATGATAAAAATCTTTCCTGTGCTTACTAATTTAAACTTAGTATTTAATAATTGCTTTTTAGTTCTCATACGTTTATATTTTTAAAAATTATTTGCTTTGTTTTCGAGGACAATCTGTTTTTCCTGAGAGATGGAGAGTCCTTTTGAAAAAGCATACTTAATGCTGTTTTTTTTGTTGTTCCGGTGATGTCAAAGAACGCAGCTCTTATTTACTTGCTTCGTTACTGAGGATTCGTTTTTCTGTGCCAATTAACCATGAAATTTTCTAGGGCTAAAAATGGGAAAGGTGTCAGGCGTAGTTTTTTGTGGAAGGTTTGATTTTTTTTTTAGCCAAAAAAAAAATTGAATACCCAAAAAACTATCTAGCAGAAAAATTTTTATCACTATAAAATTTCAAATTTGCACAAAGAAAATCGTTATCATTCAGTAACAAAGAAGTGAGTGAATAAGAGCTGCAAGGGTTCTTTGTATCATCAACCGGGGCGACAAAAAAAACAAACATTAAGGCTTTTTCAAAAGAGGACTTTCCATGATTAAAAAAATTCCAAAACTTAAACCAGGAAGGGAAAGGAGGGGAGGGTTTAGGTTTTGTCCTTATGGATTCCGGGAGAAGTTTTCCCTGGGGACTTAGCCAGGGAAAAGCAAAGGGAAATTTTCTTCCGGATGGGTGAAGCTTGGCAGCGTTAGGAATTGAGCGGTATGTTTGAAATCCTTTTTTTTGAGAAAAATAAATAAATAAATAAAAAAGTCCAAAGAGATAATTCTCGAAAAAAAAGATTGAGTAGCGAAAGTCCGACCTTTAGGGAACGCCCTAAATTTGTTTAATATAGACCGTATTTCCTTCTATCTTATCTATCTTGGTGTAAATCTTCCTTTTAGGTTCTTCCATATCAAAATCAATCTGTTTACCGACTTGAGGAAAATCATTTTCTTCCATTCCTCCAACTACAATAATAATACCCCTAGGAATAATAATAGTTTTACCTAGTTTACCTGGAACTTTCAAAATTTCTTTAACTGCAAATTGTACTTTCTTTTTACTCATAATGTTAAACTTTAAATTAATAAAGCAAAACTGCAAAAAGAAAAATCAAAAGCCTTACGGAAACCCGTAAACAATGGAAAAAAACCTAAAAAAACATAAATAATCCTATTAAAAAAGAAGGAAAAAAACCTATTAATTCACTATATTTGAATATGATAAGAGCTACTATATTTCTTTCGATTATTACCCTTCCACTTGTTTTAAAAAGCCAGGAAAAAGAGTCATTTATTAAATATAATGAATCTTATATAAAAAGTTTAGGAGAAGACAATGAAATAATAGAGACTTTAGAAGAATCTACATATAAAGAAAGATTTAATTATCTTAATGCAAATACACCCTTACCGATTGACTATAATGATGTGACTTATACCTATGTTAAGAAATATTTGTCTTATAGATGGTATGGAAAAATAATAGGACTTTCGAGCTATTATTTCCCATTATTTGAAAAAAAACTTGCTCAATATGGTTTACCATTAGAATTAAAATATTTAGCAGTAGTGGAGAGTGCATTGAACCCCAGGGCAACCTCTTGGGTAGGAGCTGCAGGATTATGGCAATTTATGCCGGCAACCGGTAATCAATATGGAATAAAAAAAAATGACTATATAAATATCTTTTATGACCCTGTAGGCAATACGGACTCTGCAGTAAGATATTTAAAGGATTTATATTTGGAATTGGGGGATTGGAACTTAGCGATATCAGGTTATAACTGTGGTGCTGGAAACGTAAGAAAGGCAATAAGAAAGGCGGGAAGTAAGAATTATTGGAAAGTTCGTCCATATCTTCCGAAAGAAACACAAGCCTATGTGCCTTCATTTATAGCGGTTAATTATTTATTCAACTTCTATAAAATGCACAATTTCAAACCTTCATATTTTAAACATTCTTTTCTTGACATGACAATAATAAAAGTTAATGAACAAACTTCCCTCCAGGAATTAGGAAAAAAGTTTGATTATAAACTTTTAAAATTTGCCAATCCTCAATTCACCACGAGTACAGTTCCAAAAGGAGCAATAGTGTATGTAAAGTAAGAGTAATTATTTCTTTGGACTTTTTTGTTTATTTATAATTACGGTTTCCCGTAATATTCTATCTTACATATAAAATACTTTTGAAGAAATAATGATATGAAAAAAGAAAAACTCCGATATATACGAAAATTAAAAGGATACTCACAGAGAGAACTTGCAGAAATTATTTTTACAGAGGTTTCAAATTATAGCAGAAAAGAAACTGGTACTGTTAAAATTTCTCGTTCTGAGTGGATTAAATTAGCTCAATTTCTTGAAGTTCCTTTAGAAGAAATTTATCAGTCTGATAGTCTAGGAAA
It encodes the following:
- a CDS encoding lytic transglycosylase domain-containing protein; translated protein: MIRATIFLSIITLPLVLKSQEKESFIKYNESYIKSLGEDNEIIETLEESTYKERFNYLNANTPLPIDYNDVTYTYVKKYLSYRWYGKIIGLSSYYFPLFEKKLAQYGLPLELKYLAVVESALNPRATSWVGAAGLWQFMPATGNQYGIKKNDYINIFYDPVGNTDSAVRYLKDLYLELGDWNLAISGYNCGAGNVRKAIRKAGSKNYWKVRPYLPKETQAYVPSFIAVNYLFNFYKMHNFKPSYFKHSFLDMTIIKVNEQTSLQELGKKFDYKLLKFANPQFTTSTVPKGAIVYVK
- a CDS encoding helix-turn-helix domain-containing protein; amino-acid sequence: MKKEKLRYIRKLKGYSQRELAEIIFTEVSNYSRKETGTVKISRSEWIKLAQFLEVPLEEIYQSDSLGKKPIDAYTANLEHEIIILESELLNLYFYEKANSILKEENIYLKRENERLKLELDYFKRK